In a genomic window of Nitrospira sp. ND1:
- a CDS encoding CpsD/CapB family tyrosine-protein kinase: MEWFQAALDRYKQQQHQSPPRSGPGRTQPMRAIPATIVYTRTRSIQIPEPVLREQRILAGFEGGPFVDSFKILRTQVLHRVREKGWNVIGVTSPGEREGKTFTAVNLAASLAMDVTQSVLLVDANLRHPSVHEMFDLGECQGLADYLLNDVPIEQLLVHPGIGRFVLLPGGRTVSHSAEALTSPKMVALVEEFKHRYQSRMILFDLPPILQTSDVLAFSPYLDAMLVVIEEGRTKAEDVERALSLIKPSTPVLGTVVNKVGHATATPATMKRMI; encoded by the coding sequence ATGGAATGGTTTCAAGCGGCGCTCGATCGCTATAAGCAACAGCAGCACCAGAGCCCTCCCAGATCCGGTCCCGGACGAACGCAGCCTATGCGGGCGATTCCGGCCACAATCGTGTATACCCGTACGCGCTCGATACAGATCCCCGAACCGGTGCTGAGGGAGCAGCGTATCCTGGCCGGCTTTGAAGGAGGGCCGTTCGTAGATTCGTTCAAAATCCTGCGTACCCAGGTGTTGCATCGAGTCAGAGAAAAAGGATGGAATGTCATCGGCGTGACCAGCCCAGGCGAGCGAGAGGGAAAGACCTTCACCGCCGTGAACCTGGCCGCCAGTCTGGCCATGGACGTGACGCAATCCGTGCTGCTGGTCGATGCGAACCTCCGGCACCCCAGCGTACATGAGATGTTCGATCTGGGTGAGTGCCAGGGACTGGCCGATTATTTGCTGAACGATGTGCCGATCGAACAATTACTGGTGCATCCCGGTATCGGCCGCTTCGTTCTTCTGCCCGGAGGACGGACCGTGTCACACTCGGCGGAAGCCCTGACTTCTCCGAAAATGGTGGCCCTGGTCGAGGAGTTTAAACATCGCTATCAATCGCGTATGATCCTGTTCGACCTGCCCCCGATTTTGCAGACCTCGGATGTACTGGCCTTCTCGCCGTATCTCGATGCCATGCTTGTGGTGATTGAAGAAGGACGCACAAAAGCGGAAGATGTGGAACGAGCGCTATCGCTTATCAAACCGTCGACACCTGTGCTGGGGACGGTCGTCAACAAAGTGGGCCACGCGACGGCCACGCCGGCGACCATGAAGAGAATGATATAG
- a CDS encoding Wzz/FepE/Etk N-terminal domain-containing protein encodes MTGQPRSQEPEATINLGDYLAIFKRRRTVIFFVAGFLLCLSLAAAVLWPPTFKSTATILIEEQEVPAELVHSTITSYADQRIEMIKQQVMSRSSLWKVVEQYNLYPEMRRENPTEEVIKRFIKDIEVEVISADVIDKRTQHATKATIAFTVSYNSGAPDTAQRVANELTSLFLGENLKSRERQAQETTTFLKQEAESLAAHIEEVEAKLATFKQRAAGALPELMPLNLQMMNQSDRELMDLDQQIRSLEERKSYLDGELATIKPNTPILSVTGERILDSVERLRGLRAEYAGVAANLSSDHPDVIKMKQEISALERETGANPETEEVAKQLIDARARQATLADRLGENHPDVLQTQRTIVVLERELRRIGTGAGNKPMQRPENPAYINIQAQLNSVNSSLQALKTSRTTVKQRLQDYAKRIERTPVLEPDYLTLARDRDTSSQKYQDIRSRLLEAKVSEGLEVQRKGERFSLIDPPGLPESPEKPNRKAIVLLGFILALAGGAGAAALTEHLDHSIRTPEQLVRVSQAFPLAVIPYMPNRADLARALARRNRIRLTGLGTVALLVLICHLFWTPLDVVWFAALRRFGIE; translated from the coding sequence ATGACAGGTCAACCACGATCACAAGAACCAGAAGCCACGATCAATCTTGGAGACTATCTTGCGATATTCAAGCGCCGGAGAACCGTTATTTTTTTCGTAGCGGGGTTTCTCTTGTGCCTCAGCCTGGCCGCGGCAGTGCTCTGGCCTCCGACCTTCAAATCCACCGCAACGATTCTGATCGAAGAACAGGAAGTGCCTGCGGAACTCGTCCATAGCACCATCACCAGTTACGCCGACCAACGAATTGAGATGATCAAGCAACAGGTCATGAGCCGTTCCAGTCTCTGGAAGGTCGTGGAGCAGTACAATCTGTACCCCGAAATGAGACGTGAAAACCCCACAGAGGAGGTCATCAAACGTTTCATCAAGGATATCGAAGTTGAAGTCATCAGCGCCGATGTCATCGACAAACGGACGCAGCATGCGACCAAGGCCACCATTGCTTTCACCGTGTCCTACAACAGTGGGGCGCCTGATACCGCCCAACGTGTGGCGAATGAACTGACCAGCCTGTTTCTCGGCGAGAATCTCAAGAGCCGCGAACGCCAAGCACAAGAAACCACTACCTTTCTGAAACAAGAGGCGGAAAGCCTCGCGGCGCATATCGAAGAGGTGGAGGCCAAACTGGCCACGTTCAAGCAACGCGCGGCCGGTGCCTTGCCCGAGTTAATGCCGCTGAATCTCCAAATGATGAACCAGTCGGATCGTGAGCTGATGGACCTCGATCAACAGATCCGCAGCCTTGAGGAGCGGAAGTCGTATCTCGACGGGGAATTGGCAACCATTAAGCCGAATACACCCATCCTGTCCGTCACCGGAGAACGTATCCTCGATAGTGTGGAGCGGTTACGTGGACTCCGGGCGGAATATGCCGGAGTGGCCGCGAATCTGTCGTCGGACCATCCAGATGTGATTAAGATGAAACAGGAAATCTCTGCGCTGGAGCGGGAAACCGGGGCGAATCCGGAGACTGAAGAGGTCGCCAAACAATTGATCGATGCCCGGGCCAGGCAGGCCACACTTGCCGACCGCCTCGGAGAGAACCACCCCGATGTGTTACAAACCCAACGCACGATCGTGGTGCTGGAACGGGAACTCCGTCGGATCGGCACGGGTGCCGGCAACAAGCCGATGCAGCGTCCGGAAAATCCTGCCTACATCAACATTCAGGCACAACTCAATTCGGTGAATTCATCTCTGCAAGCATTGAAAACCAGCCGTACGACCGTCAAGCAACGTCTTCAGGATTATGCCAAACGCATCGAGCGGACTCCGGTGCTGGAACCGGACTATCTGACGCTCGCGCGCGACCGCGACACCTCGTCCCAAAAATATCAGGACATTCGCTCGCGACTCCTGGAGGCCAAGGTGTCGGAAGGCCTCGAAGTGCAACGGAAAGGCGAGCGGTTCTCGCTCATCGATCCTCCGGGGCTGCCGGAATCGCCGGAGAAGCCCAACCGGAAGGCCATTGTGCTGTTGGGGTTCATCCTGGCGCTGGCGGGCGGCGCAGGGGCCGCCGCGCTCACGGAGCATCTGGACCATTCTATTCGTACCCCTGAACAACTGGTACGAGTGTCGCAGGCCTTCCCCCTGGCGGTTATTCCTTACATGCCCAATCGGGCAGATCTGGCTCGTGCACTCGCCAGAAGAAACAGGATTCGTCTCACGGGCCTGGGAACGGTGGCCCTGTTGGTGCTCATCTGCCATCTGTTTTGGACCCCCTTGGACGTGGTGTGGTTCGCGGCCTTGAGGAGATTCGGCATCGAATGA
- a CDS encoding AAA family ATPase yields the protein MYKSFYRLHSKPFSLLPDSEFLYLGSTHRTAYSLLEYGLLTEAPFMVLTGDPGMGKTSLLQKLIADTRDAFSIGFLTNARYDVDHLLPWILFALGLNNKQVDPVEAQHLFANFLAQERARHRRVVLIMDEAQNLGVKLLEELRLLSNLNQEKTLQLQIILSGQPDLQTLLRRVDMTQFAQRVVVDYHLQPFTEEEVAHYIRHRIQLAGSTQPLFSAPACALTYRLSQGNPRLINQVCEMALTYGYAQQATRITAKLLAQAALDRRKNRILPLAELDDLEELAAGKDAEEPDAQESIAQSLPSRESPPQIESQQPVGAAEPYYQRGMTLRKSQDYIAAIAQFEQAARDPAYHLRAFGQIGLCYRALGLVPQAVAAFRKACMDYNAPRTQSLSVRYLLGRTLEQLGEKPEALEQYRLIFRTDRTFKDTAVRLSSLEGDQTREASQPGTHSWGFGQAWKHVRQLLKGNS from the coding sequence ATGTATAAAAGCTTCTACCGCCTCCACAGCAAACCGTTCTCGCTGCTGCCGGACAGTGAGTTTCTCTATCTTGGTTCGACCCACCGCACGGCCTATAGTTTGCTGGAGTACGGCCTCCTCACCGAAGCCCCATTCATGGTGCTGACCGGCGATCCCGGCATGGGCAAGACCTCGCTGCTTCAAAAATTGATCGCGGATACTCGCGACGCCTTTTCGATCGGCTTCCTCACCAATGCCCGCTACGATGTGGATCATCTGCTGCCGTGGATTCTCTTTGCGCTTGGTCTGAACAACAAACAAGTCGATCCGGTCGAAGCCCAGCATCTCTTCGCCAATTTTCTTGCCCAGGAAAGGGCACGGCACCGGCGGGTAGTACTGATCATGGACGAGGCGCAAAATCTGGGCGTGAAACTGCTCGAGGAGTTGCGGTTGCTCTCCAATTTGAATCAGGAAAAGACGCTGCAACTGCAAATCATCCTCTCAGGCCAACCGGATCTGCAAACACTCCTGCGCCGGGTGGATATGACCCAGTTCGCGCAGCGGGTCGTGGTGGATTACCATCTGCAACCCTTCACGGAGGAAGAAGTCGCGCACTATATTCGCCACCGTATCCAGCTCGCAGGATCAACGCAACCGCTCTTTAGCGCCCCGGCTTGTGCCTTGACCTACCGTTTGAGCCAGGGAAATCCACGGTTGATCAACCAAGTGTGCGAAATGGCCTTGACCTATGGGTATGCGCAGCAGGCCACGCGGATCACCGCGAAGCTGCTGGCGCAGGCGGCGCTCGATCGACGAAAGAATCGAATCCTCCCGCTGGCGGAACTGGACGATCTGGAAGAGCTCGCGGCAGGGAAGGATGCGGAGGAGCCAGATGCGCAGGAATCCATCGCGCAATCTCTACCATCACGTGAGTCCCCGCCACAAATCGAGAGCCAACAACCTGTCGGCGCGGCAGAACCCTACTATCAGCGGGGAATGACGCTCCGGAAATCTCAGGACTATATCGCCGCGATCGCCCAATTCGAGCAGGCCGCACGAGACCCGGCCTACCACCTTCGGGCGTTTGGACAGATCGGGCTCTGTTACCGGGCGCTTGGTCTTGTCCCCCAGGCCGTGGCGGCATTTCGAAAGGCCTGCATGGATTACAACGCGCCGCGCACGCAAAGTTTAAGCGTACGCTATCTGTTGGGGCGAACCCTGGAGCAGTTGGGAGAAAAACCGGAGGCCCTCGAGCAATATCGGCTGATTTTCCGTACCGACCGGACTTTCAAGGACACGGCCGTTCGCCTCTCAAGTCTGGAAGGGGATCAGACCCGCGAGGCAAGCCAGCCGGGTACCCACTCCTGGGGATTCGGACAAGCCTGGAAACACGTCCGGCAGTTGTTGAAGGGAAACAGTTGA
- a CDS encoding bi-domain-containing oxidoreductase — MKQILQHKRSGAVKVEEVPPPSLRGCGLLVLNEASLISPGTEKSTIQSTKKSLAGKAMEHPEKIKKVLSAIQTDGLALTLSRVFDKLDSPASLGYSCAGTVLEAARDAGSFTVGDRVACAGQNYASHAEMIYVPKHLCVKIPDGVDSEDASFVTLGAIALQGVRQAEPWLGDRIAVIGLGLLGQLTVQLLKASGCRVLGSDVDQSKLQLARESGADLVAMSSDLADAAATFSDGHGVDAVIITASTKDNGPIEVAGEIARKKGRVVVVGAVGMNVPRESYYQKELDLRLSMSYGPGRYDAAYEEHGHDYPFGYVRWTEQRNMQAFLELVATGKVRLKPLITHRFPIEQAESAYALMMEGSTPYIAMVITYPSDRARPLPRTIAVGTAPAARPVMLGIIGAGNHVKDMLLPPLQNMEHVGIRGICTASGITAKTLAGKITAAYCTSDSQSILDDPAINTVLIGTRHDSHAALTIKALLAGKHVFVEKPLCLTEDELKDIRSVYEKKAPDGLHLMVGFNRRFSPHAQEAGRFFASRVNPLVMLYRINAGRIPADHWIQHPDIGGGRLIGEMCHFVDYMQALSASSPTSVYASRIGRHSSGITDDQCSIVVNFADGSIGTIIYTAEGDSELPKERFEAHADGKSLVMNDFIETQTYKDGKSTVFKTAKRDKGFTEEMSRFVKSVAGGQAPVIPFEQIDAVTRACFLAVQSLRSGVAYRL; from the coding sequence ATGAAACAAATTCTTCAACATAAACGGTCCGGAGCGGTGAAGGTAGAGGAGGTCCCTCCGCCTTCACTGCGAGGTTGCGGGCTGCTCGTGCTCAATGAAGCCTCCCTCATCAGCCCGGGAACCGAGAAATCGACGATTCAGAGCACGAAAAAGTCGCTGGCCGGCAAGGCCATGGAACACCCGGAGAAGATCAAGAAGGTCCTCTCTGCGATTCAGACAGACGGGCTCGCGCTCACACTCTCCCGCGTGTTCGATAAACTGGACTCGCCGGCCTCGTTGGGCTACAGCTGCGCGGGCACCGTGCTGGAGGCTGCTCGCGACGCGGGATCCTTTACGGTCGGGGACCGCGTTGCCTGTGCCGGGCAAAACTATGCGTCCCATGCCGAAATGATCTACGTGCCGAAACATCTCTGCGTGAAAATTCCGGACGGCGTGGATTCCGAGGATGCATCTTTTGTGACGCTTGGAGCCATCGCTCTGCAGGGCGTTCGTCAGGCGGAGCCCTGGCTGGGAGACCGGATCGCCGTGATCGGCCTTGGACTGCTCGGCCAGCTGACCGTGCAATTGTTGAAGGCATCCGGTTGCCGTGTGTTGGGATCCGATGTCGATCAATCCAAGTTGCAGTTGGCGCGTGAGTCGGGAGCGGATTTGGTAGCAATGTCCTCTGATCTTGCGGATGCAGCCGCGACCTTTTCCGACGGCCATGGCGTGGATGCGGTGATCATCACAGCCAGCACCAAGGACAATGGTCCCATCGAAGTGGCCGGCGAGATCGCGAGGAAAAAGGGGAGGGTGGTGGTGGTCGGCGCGGTGGGAATGAATGTGCCTCGCGAATCGTACTATCAGAAGGAGTTGGACCTGCGCCTCTCCATGTCCTACGGCCCAGGACGCTACGACGCCGCCTACGAGGAACATGGGCACGATTACCCGTTCGGGTACGTACGCTGGACAGAGCAGCGGAACATGCAGGCGTTTCTCGAACTCGTTGCGACAGGGAAGGTGCGCCTCAAGCCGCTGATCACCCATCGCTTTCCCATCGAGCAGGCGGAGTCGGCCTATGCGCTGATGATGGAGGGCTCGACACCCTATATCGCAATGGTCATCACATATCCCTCCGATCGGGCTCGTCCTTTACCGCGAACCATTGCCGTCGGGACAGCCCCGGCCGCTCGCCCGGTCATGCTGGGAATCATCGGAGCTGGAAACCACGTAAAGGATATGCTGCTCCCGCCGCTTCAAAACATGGAACACGTCGGCATTCGCGGCATCTGTACCGCCTCGGGAATCACAGCGAAGACCCTGGCCGGAAAAATCACTGCCGCCTATTGCACGAGCGACAGCCAGTCCATTCTGGATGACCCGGCCATCAACACGGTGCTGATCGGAACCCGCCATGACAGCCATGCCGCCCTGACGATCAAAGCACTACTCGCGGGCAAGCATGTGTTCGTAGAGAAACCGCTCTGCCTGACGGAAGACGAACTGAAGGACATCCGCTCCGTCTATGAGAAGAAGGCACCAGACGGGTTACACTTGATGGTGGGCTTCAACAGGCGGTTTTCTCCACATGCACAGGAAGCCGGGAGGTTTTTCGCATCGCGAGTAAATCCGCTCGTCATGCTGTATCGAATCAACGCAGGACGCATTCCAGCCGATCATTGGATACAACATCCGGACATAGGAGGCGGGCGCCTCATCGGCGAAATGTGTCATTTCGTCGATTACATGCAAGCGCTCTCGGCCTCGTCGCCCACTTCGGTGTATGCGTCCAGAATCGGACGTCATAGCTCCGGCATCACCGATGACCAATGCAGTATCGTAGTGAATTTTGCAGACGGATCCATCGGCACCATCATCTACACGGCAGAGGGGGACAGCGAACTTCCGAAAGAACGCTTTGAGGCCCATGCGGACGGCAAGTCGCTCGTCATGAACGACTTCATAGAAACGCAGACCTATAAGGACGGCAAGAGTACCGTGTTCAAGACCGCAAAACGGGACAAGGGGTTTACAGAAGAAATGTCGCGGTTCGTCAAATCCGTTGCGGGAGGACAAGCCCCGGTCATCCCGTTTGAGCAGATCGACGCCGTGACACGGGCCTGCTTCCTGGCCGTACAAAGCCTGCGCTCCGGTGTTGCCTATCGCCTCTAG
- a CDS encoding tetratricopeptide repeat protein has product MNRSVAMRDRQPSAFRPFAAMAALALMLTLSACGGPQERKAQYRSKAQDYIQAGNFPKARVALRNVLKIDPKDADAYFLVAQVEEKEKNWRNAVANYQQVIDIVPDHKEALIILAKYYLEAKLVDEVGRAADKVLAKHPQDPQAQALKIALLAQHDKMDQARVRAEELSKRYPTEPDVAILLATLYGQMRRSQDARATLQAALHAHPHHLDLLHNLKTILDEAHDDKATEQVLRQIIQEEPTLYDHWLKLARFHDQRHAAEQAEQVLREAVQVFPDSEQAWLALTDFLSLRRGKEAAEKAFRQAMERLPYSTNVPFALGALYERHKDLPRARQMYESVIKEHDKKPAGLDAQVKISQLDFSAGHQAEAERRLAEVLRQNPRSAEGLILQGKLALIGGNGKDAVQAFRTVLRDQPELAHVHYSLGQAYLLTGDSQLARESFERAMALYPDMVEPNLALAILESQSGQFQRARVRLNEILKSHPNHIPTMERLFALDLGAGDWNHARATLESLRQVVGDTAVTMMAEGRLKEAQKDFARATVAFERAAAMTPEAREPLLAVVRLDLDQKQPDHARRRLETVVAANPAHPYAHGLLGEVLSIVGRHDAATAQFREATRINPTWVLPWINWATLSLSQGQADSAIRTLREGLVVNSTSEELQMLLASVLANQGSVDEAIGAYDAVLRMNPRNVLSANNLAALLADFKADAPHLERAFLLSRDFEKEAPHPLFLDTLGWVRLKMGHLDDAVRLMRQAIAKAPDLPMLNYHLGAALYQSGQNVEAKVHLVKALKSTEQFQGRREAQQLLARTSG; this is encoded by the coding sequence ATGAACCGTAGCGTAGCAATGAGAGACCGTCAGCCATCAGCCTTCAGGCCTTTCGCAGCCATGGCCGCGTTGGCGTTGATGCTCACCTTGTCGGCCTGTGGAGGCCCCCAGGAGCGGAAGGCGCAATATCGCAGCAAAGCGCAGGATTATATCCAGGCGGGGAACTTCCCGAAGGCCCGGGTGGCGTTGCGAAACGTACTGAAGATCGATCCCAAAGACGCTGACGCCTATTTTCTCGTGGCACAGGTAGAAGAAAAGGAAAAAAACTGGCGCAATGCGGTCGCCAACTACCAGCAAGTCATCGATATCGTACCGGACCACAAAGAGGCCCTCATTATCTTGGCCAAGTACTATCTCGAAGCCAAACTGGTGGATGAGGTGGGACGGGCAGCGGACAAGGTGCTCGCAAAACATCCGCAAGACCCGCAGGCACAGGCGCTGAAGATCGCCCTACTCGCGCAGCATGACAAGATGGATCAGGCGAGGGTCCGGGCGGAGGAGTTGAGCAAAAGATACCCGACCGAGCCGGATGTCGCGATTCTCCTGGCCACGCTGTATGGCCAGATGCGTCGCTCGCAAGATGCCCGAGCGACGTTGCAAGCTGCGCTTCACGCACATCCGCATCATCTGGATCTCTTGCATAATCTGAAAACCATCCTCGACGAAGCCCACGACGACAAAGCCACGGAACAGGTCTTACGCCAGATCATTCAGGAAGAGCCCACGTTATATGACCATTGGCTGAAACTGGCCCGCTTCCATGATCAACGCCACGCGGCCGAACAGGCAGAGCAGGTTTTGCGCGAAGCGGTACAGGTCTTTCCCGACAGCGAGCAAGCCTGGTTGGCACTGACTGATTTCTTGAGCCTGCGCAGAGGGAAAGAAGCTGCAGAGAAGGCCTTCCGCCAAGCCATGGAACGGTTACCCTATTCGACCAATGTCCCGTTTGCCTTAGGGGCTCTATATGAGCGCCACAAAGATCTACCGAGAGCCAGGCAGATGTATGAGTCGGTAATAAAAGAACACGACAAAAAGCCGGCAGGATTGGATGCGCAGGTCAAAATCTCGCAGCTTGACTTCAGTGCCGGGCATCAGGCGGAAGCCGAACGACGACTGGCGGAAGTGTTGCGGCAGAATCCCCGTTCGGCCGAAGGCTTGATACTGCAAGGGAAACTTGCCCTCATTGGAGGAAATGGAAAAGATGCCGTACAAGCATTTCGCACAGTGCTTCGGGATCAACCCGAATTGGCACACGTGCACTATTCGCTTGGGCAAGCCTATCTGTTGACCGGAGATTCGCAGCTCGCGCGCGAGAGTTTCGAGCGGGCCATGGCGCTCTATCCTGATATGGTCGAGCCGAATTTGGCGCTTGCCATATTGGAAAGTCAGAGCGGACAATTCCAACGGGCCAGAGTGCGCCTGAACGAAATTTTAAAGTCTCATCCTAATCATATCCCGACGATGGAGCGCCTCTTTGCCCTAGATCTTGGGGCAGGTGATTGGAACCATGCACGGGCGACCCTGGAGAGCTTGCGTCAAGTGGTCGGAGATACTGCCGTGACCATGATGGCGGAGGGCCGCCTCAAGGAGGCCCAAAAGGACTTCGCAAGAGCGACCGTGGCTTTTGAGCGGGCGGCGGCGATGACCCCCGAGGCGCGGGAACCCTTGTTAGCGGTCGTTCGGCTCGATCTGGATCAAAAACAACCGGATCATGCGCGGCGCCGCCTGGAAACTGTGGTAGCCGCAAATCCCGCCCATCCCTACGCCCACGGGCTACTCGGAGAAGTCCTGTCGATTGTCGGTCGGCACGATGCCGCAACCGCACAATTCCGTGAGGCGACCAGAATCAATCCGACCTGGGTGCTCCCCTGGATAAACTGGGCGACGCTGTCGCTTTCGCAGGGCCAGGCGGACAGTGCAATCCGAACATTAAGAGAAGGCCTCGTGGTCAACTCGACCAGTGAAGAACTGCAGATGCTGCTGGCATCGGTCTTGGCAAACCAGGGTTCGGTCGATGAAGCCATCGGTGCATACGACGCCGTGTTGCGGATGAATCCCCGCAATGTCCTCTCTGCGAACAACCTCGCGGCTCTACTCGCTGATTTCAAAGCTGATGCGCCGCATCTGGAACGGGCCTTTCTCTTGAGCCGCGACTTTGAGAAAGAGGCGCCGCACCCGCTATTTCTCGATACGCTGGGGTGGGTTCGGTTGAAAATGGGGCATTTGGATGATGCGGTTCGTCTCATGCGGCAAGCGATTGCCAAGGCCCCGGACCTTCCGATGCTCAATTATCACCTCGGCGCGGCTCTCTATCAGTCGGGTCAGAATGTCGAAGCCAAGGTGCATCTCGTAAAAGCGCTCAAGAGCACAGAACAATTCCAAGGGCGACGTGAAGCACAACAGCTGCTCGCCCGAACGAGTGGATAG
- a CDS encoding polysaccharide biosynthesis/export family protein, which yields MRSTAQEASNSDQGYRLGPEDVLLISVWKDEHLTREVLVRPDGMISFPLVGDVPAEGRTVEELRIDLTKRLIKYIPAVNITVAVIKPLSYKVYVVGRVTKPGEFLVGHYTDVLQALSLAGGLTPFAAENDIKIVRRVMGQQQTFPFRYGDVRKGMDLEQNIILQRGDVVMVP from the coding sequence ATGCGCAGCACGGCTCAGGAAGCATCAAACTCCGACCAGGGGTACCGGCTCGGCCCCGAAGATGTCCTGCTTATTTCCGTCTGGAAAGATGAACACCTGACTAGAGAAGTTCTCGTCCGGCCGGATGGCATGATTTCTTTTCCCCTCGTCGGAGACGTGCCGGCTGAAGGGCGAACGGTGGAAGAACTGCGCATAGACCTCACCAAACGGCTGATCAAATATATTCCTGCCGTGAACATCACGGTCGCCGTCATCAAGCCATTGAGTTACAAGGTGTATGTCGTCGGCCGTGTGACAAAGCCCGGCGAATTCCTGGTGGGCCACTATACCGATGTGCTCCAAGCCTTGAGTCTCGCGGGAGGACTGACTCCGTTTGCGGCGGAAAACGACATCAAGATCGTGCGTCGGGTGATGGGCCAACAGCAGACGTTTCCATTTCGGTACGGTGATGTGCGGAAGGGCATGGATCTGGAACAGAATATCATCTTACAGCGCGGCGACGTCGTGATGGTGCCATAA
- a CDS encoding glycosyltransferase family 4 protein, producing the protein MTSAIFFSFITSLFICMALIPPLQLNAGRWSFMDLPGERKVHANPIPRIGGIAFGFAALLSVFFWAPQDPIITPVLVSATIILGFGIWDDRANLNYRTKLVGQLLAIFVVVIFGHIHFEQIPFLHDEEAPLWLTMPLTVVFLVGASNAVNLSDGLDGLAGGLAFLSFAGIAYLAYLSHETTVLVLAAGFLGGLLGFLRYNTYPARIFMGDAGSQLLGFSMGVLVLLMSDPARAPFPVTVGLLVLGLPFLDTLAVMGQRLAKGRSPFIGDRNHVHHKLLALGLSHHEAVIVIYGIQAVMVGLAYLLRWQSDALIFTMYGAFALAMFALFVAAERGGLLLSETSKGRVLSDTKLARAGIWLSDMAPRFLAVVVPLFLIASVFLPGHVPMDVGYAAFSLFAVVLGGLWFMPEYRSHFVRGGLYVGSAFLMYMGEQSGIPEIWPIYVTQNTLLALIALLVLLSMRFSRGNRFQTTPLDYLMVFFALIVPLLPEMRADMPTLSILAAKLIVLYFSFELLLHSFVDRVKHLGFLSLWVLFGLGVRAWL; encoded by the coding sequence ATGACCAGTGCGATCTTTTTCAGCTTCATCACTTCCCTGTTTATCTGCATGGCGTTGATCCCGCCGCTACAACTGAACGCGGGTCGCTGGAGCTTCATGGATCTTCCCGGCGAGAGAAAGGTCCATGCGAATCCGATTCCGAGGATCGGCGGCATCGCGTTCGGCTTCGCGGCACTCCTGTCCGTTTTCTTCTGGGCACCGCAGGATCCTATCATCACGCCGGTATTGGTGAGCGCGACAATCATCCTGGGTTTCGGCATTTGGGACGACCGTGCCAACCTGAATTACAGAACCAAACTTGTCGGGCAATTGCTGGCCATCTTCGTGGTAGTCATTTTCGGTCACATTCACTTCGAACAGATTCCGTTTCTTCACGATGAAGAAGCGCCGCTTTGGCTGACGATGCCCTTGACCGTGGTATTTCTTGTCGGGGCCTCGAACGCGGTCAACCTCTCCGACGGCCTCGACGGTCTAGCAGGAGGTCTAGCCTTTCTGAGTTTTGCCGGCATTGCCTATCTAGCCTATCTGTCGCACGAGACCACCGTGTTGGTGCTGGCAGCGGGATTCTTAGGCGGCTTACTGGGATTTTTGAGGTACAACACCTATCCGGCCAGGATTTTCATGGGCGACGCGGGAAGCCAATTGCTCGGGTTCTCGATGGGCGTCCTCGTACTCCTCATGAGTGACCCTGCGCGCGCCCCCTTTCCTGTGACTGTAGGACTGCTGGTGCTGGGCTTGCCGTTTCTGGATACGCTTGCGGTCATGGGGCAGCGGCTTGCGAAGGGCCGGTCGCCCTTCATCGGCGACCGGAACCATGTCCACCACAAGTTGCTGGCTCTCGGACTCTCGCACCATGAAGCCGTCATCGTGATCTATGGGATCCAGGCGGTGATGGTGGGCCTCGCGTATCTTCTGCGCTGGCAATCCGATGCCCTGATTTTCACCATGTATGGCGCATTTGCCCTGGCCATGTTCGCCCTGTTCGTCGCGGCCGAGCGGGGAGGCCTTCTGCTATCGGAAACGTCGAAGGGCCGAGTGCTCTCCGATACCAAATTGGCCCGTGCCGGGATATGGCTCAGCGACATGGCGCCGCGGTTTCTCGCGGTCGTGGTGCCGTTGTTCTTGATCGCGAGCGTGTTCTTGCCGGGACATGTCCCGATGGATGTCGGGTACGCGGCCTTCAGCCTGTTCGCCGTGGTCTTGGGAGGTCTGTGGTTCATGCCCGAATACCGCTCCCATTTTGTGCGCGGGGGCCTGTATGTCGGCAGCGCTTTCCTGATGTATATGGGAGAGCAGTCGGGCATTCCGGAGATCTGGCCCATCTACGTGACGCAGAATACCCTGTTGGCGCTCATCGCCCTTCTGGTGTTATTGAGCATGCGATTCAGCCGCGGGAATCGATTCCAGACCACACCCCTGGATTACCTGATGGTATTTTTCGCCTTGATCGTCCCCTTGCTGCCGGAAATGCGAGCCGATATGCCGACCCTGAGCATTCTCGCCGCCAAGTTGATCGTGTTGTATTTTTCGTTTGAGTTATTACTCCATTCGTTCGTCGACCGAGTGAAGCACTTGGGGTTCCTCTCGTTATGGGTCCTGTTCGGATTGGGAGTGAGAGCCTGGCTCTAA